A window of Juglans regia cultivar Chandler chromosome 7, Walnut 2.0, whole genome shotgun sequence contains these coding sequences:
- the LOC109003548 gene encoding basic leucine zipper 43-like produces the protein MLSAYRPGFPSDTMFGNPFPAFDPGFMPLDCPEYFPPVQSPKPFFSNSGPDALIQTSKGEPDAFQFPKPVISCSVSYEPDRDQNPSHVNSNSGSDEPKRKREESESPLDERRKRRMISNRESARRSRMRKQKHLENLRNQVNKFRIENRGLSNRLRCVLYHCHRLQTENNQLQSEYDMLRHKLSEIGEILAYRRLQQFTAAWQCNTVTPEQTPPLVT, from the coding sequence ATGTTGTCCGCTTATAGGCCCGGCTTTCCGTCCGATACCATGTTTGGAAACCCTTTTCCGGCTTTTGATCCCGGCTTTATGCCCTTGGACTGCCCGGAATACTTTCCTCCCGTCCAATCCCCTAaaccttttttttcaaattccggCCCCGATGCTTTAATCCAAACATCCAAAGGGGAGCCAGATGCGTTTCAGTTCCCCAAACCGGTTATTTCTTGTTCCGTTTCTTACGAACCGGACCGAGACCAAAACCCGAGTCATGTCAATTCAAATTCCGGTTCTGACGAGCCGAAACGGAAGAGAGAGGAATCCGAATCCCCGTTGGACGAGCggagaaagaggaggatgaTATCGAACCGGGAATCGGCCAGGAGGTCACGCATGCGTAAACAGAAGCACTTAGAAAACCTAAGGAATCAGGTGAACAAGTTTAGGATCGAAAACCGAGGCCTTTCGAACCGGTTGCGCTGCGTTTTGTACCACTGTCACCGACTGCAAACAGAGAACAATCAGCTCCAATCTGAATATGACATGCTCCGACACAAACTCTCAGAGATAGGTGAAATTTTGGCGTACCGGCGACTGCAACAATTCACTGCTGCATGGCAATGCAATACCGTTACGCCCGAACAAACCCCGCCATTGGTTACATAA